The Streptomyces griseiscabiei genomic sequence CGCAGGCTCGGGATCAACCCCGCCCGCAGCAGGGACGACTTGCCGCTGCCGGACGCTCCGAACACCGCCGCGAACCGGTGCTCGCCCACCAGCTCCACCAGCTCGGAGACGAGCCCGTCCCGGCCGAAGAACAGTTCGCTGTCGTCCGCCTCGTAGCGGGACAGTCCCCGGTACGGCGGCCGCTCGTCCGGCGCGGGCGCCCGCAGCTCGGCGTCGGCCTCCCGTCGGCGCCGCTCCCACTCGTCGGGGTCGGCGTCCAGTGCCTCGGCGTACGCCCGCACCACCGGCGGGGACGGCAGCTGGTCACCGGCGGCGGCCTGGGACATGGCGGTGATGGAGTATCCCGTGCGCGCGGCCATCTCCCGGTACGGCGGCTTCCCCGCCTTCTCACGGAGCTCCCGCAGCTCGTACGCGAACCGCTGCACCGGGCCCGCACCGGGGTCGACCGGCTTCTCGCGTCGTCCCACGGGTGGTGCCTTCCTGATGTCCGGGTCCGGCTTTGAAACGCTTCAAGAGCGAGTCGTCGCCCA encodes the following:
- a CDS encoding helix-turn-helix domain-containing protein: MGRREKPVDPGAGPVQRFAYELRELREKAGKPPYREMAARTGYSITAMSQAAAGDQLPSPPVVRAYAEALDADPDEWERRRREADAELRAPAPDERPPYRGLSRYEADDSELFFGRDGLVSELVELVGEHRFAAVFGASGSGKSSLLRAGLIPSLRRAPAGRRPAVIRVLTPGGAARAHP